CGCATCGTCAGCCGGTACTGGATCCAGTTCTGGAACACCGACCCGTTGCCGCCGTAGGTGACCAGCTCGTAGGGGAACTGCGCCACGGCCGGATCGAGATTGTTCTGGATCATCAGCATGATGGCGGCGGCCTGCCGCGAGCGCGCCGGATAGTCGCCGATCGGCCTCGCCCGCATCGGGTAGTGCGGCCGGAAGCGGTGCATGTAGATGTGCCCGAACTCGGCCAGCTCGCGCGCGAACTCCGGCGCGAGCGTCGCGTGCCAAGAGCGGGGGACATACCGGAGGGCGTTGGCGAGCGCGAGCCGCCGCTCGGCCGGCGACAGGCGCGGCTCTCGCGCCGGGGCGCGGTCGATCCCCGGATCGACGGGCGGCGGATCGGGGAGCCTCTCCGGAAGACCTTCCTTGACCTGCTGGCGGAACTCCTCGACGGAAACCGGCATGGGCGCGACCTCCGCCGGCATTGTACCGCCGGCCCGCGCGCCACGGCCGCCCGTGCGGCGCGGCCGGGTCAGCCCAGCCGCGACGCGAGGAAGCGGAGCAGCTCGCGCACGTTGCGCCGGTTCTGGCCGAAGTCGTGCTTTCCGACGCGGGAGCGCGAACTCACCGACACGACGCGCCGCTCCCCCTCGTCGCGAAGCTCCACCACCACGTCGTCGCGGAAGCGCAGCCAGCGCGTCACCCTGACGAACCGCACCA
Above is a window of Acidobacteriota bacterium DNA encoding:
- a CDS encoding DUF1499 domain-containing protein gives rise to the protein MNFAATDPAHPDPELRPLVTGAPAAAVLAALEEVPRSLRGWRAAGAERGEDAAVVRFVRVTRWLRFRDDVVVELRDEGERRVVSVSSRSRVGKHDFGQNRRNVRELLRFLASRLG